The genomic stretch CGGGCGCACCAAGGCGATCCAGCAGGAGGACGGCTCCTGGCACATCGAGGGCGTGAAGCGCTTCATCACCTCCGGTGAGCACGACATGGAGGAGAACATCCTCCACTACGTCCTCGCGCGCCCCGAGGGTGCCGGCCCCGGCACCAAGGGCCTGTCCCTCTTCATGGTCCCGAAGTACCTCTTCGACTTCGAGACCGGCGAGCTGGGCGAGCGCAACGGCGCCTACGCCACCAACGTCGAGCACAAGATGGGCCTGAAGGCCTCCAATACCTGCGAGATGACCTTCGGCGACCAGCACCCCGCCAAGGGCTGGCTGATCGGCGACAAGCACGACGGCATCCGCCAGATGTTCCGCATCATCGAGTTCGCCCGCATGATGGTCGGCACGAAGGCGATCTCCACGCTGTCGACGGGTTACCTGAACGCCCTCGAGTACGCCAAGGAGCGCGTCCAGGGCTCGGACCTCGCCGCGTTCGGCGACAAGGCCGCGCCCAAGGTCACCATCACGCACCACCCCGACGTGCGCCGCTCGCTGATGACGCAGAAGGCGTACGCCGAGGGCATGCGCGCCCTGGTGCTCTACACGGCCTCGATCCAGGACGCGATCGCGGTGAAGGAGGCGGCGGGCGAGGACGCGAAGGCGGAGCACGCGCTCAACGACCTTCTCCTCCCCATCGTGAAGGGCTACGGCTCCGAGAAGGGCTACGAGCAGCTCGCGCAGTCGCTCCAGACCTTCGGCGGCTCCGGCTTCCTCCAGGAGTACCCGATCGAGCAGTACATCCGGGACTCCAAGATCGACACCCTGTACGAGGGCACCACCGCGATCCAGGGCCAGGACTTCTTCTTCCGGAAGATCGTCCGCAACCAGGGCGCCGCGCTGAACTCCCTCGCCGAGGACATCAAGAAGTTCCTGGCGCTCGGCACGGGCGGCGAGGACCTGGCCGGTGCCCGCGAGCACCTCGCCAAGGCCGCGGTCGAGCTGGAGGCCATCGTCGGCCTGATGCTGACCGACCTGGCCGCCACCGAGCAGGACGTCAAGAACATCTACAAGGTCGGCCTCAACACCACCCGCCTGCTGATGGCCTCCGGTGACGTCGTCGTCGGCTACCTGCTGCTCAAGGGCGCCGCGGTGGCCGCCGAGAAGCTGGAGACGGCCTCCGCGAAGGACCAGGCCTTCTACACCGGCAAGATCGCGGCGGCGAAGTTCTTCGCGGCCAACGTCCTGCCCGGCGTCACCGGCGCGCGCAAGCTCGCCCAGGGCGTCGAGCTGGACCTGATGGAGCTGGACGAAGCGGCGTTCTAGGCACAACTCCCCTTCCTCACCAGGGCCCGCCCTCCTCATAACGGGGGGCGGGCCCTGGTACGTCGTTAAGGTGAACCCCATGAGCGAACCCTCACGCTTCGATCGCGGCCACACCGACGACCTCATGACCTTCCTCGCGGCCAGTCCGTCGCCGTACCACGCCGTGGCGAACACCGCCGAGCGGCTGGAGAAGGCCGGGTTCCGCCAGGTCGCCGAGACCGACGCCTGGGACGGGTCGAGCGGCGGCAAGTACGTGATCCGCGGCGGCGCGATCGTCGCCTGGTACGTGCCCGAGGGCGCCGCGCCGCACACCCCGTTCCGCATCATCGGCGCGCACACCGACTCCCCCAACCTGCGCGTGAAGCCGCTGCCGGACTCCGGGGCGTACGGCTGGCGCCAGGTGGCCGTGGAGATCTACGGCGGACCCCTGCTCAACTCCTGGCTGGACCGCGACCTGGGCCTGGCCGGCCGGCTCACCCTGCGCGACGGCTCCCACCGGCTCGTGAACATCGACCGGCCCCTGCTGCGCGTCCCCCAGCTCGCCATCCACCTGGACCGCACGGTCTCCTCGGAGGGCCTCAAGCTCGACAAGCAGCGCCATCTCCAGCCCATCTGGGGGCTCGGCAACGACGTACGCGACGGCGATCTGATCGCGTTCCTGGAGGAGGAGAGCGGGCTCGCGGCCGGCGAGGTCACCGGCTGGGACCTGATGGTCCACTCCGTCGAACCACCCGCCTACCTGGGCCGCGACCGCGAACTACTGGCGGCCCCGCGCATGGACAACCTGTTGTCGGTCCACGCCGCGACAGCGGCCCTCACGGCGGTATCGACCGGAGACCTCCCCTACATCCCGGTCCTGGCCGCCTTCGACCACGAGGAGAACGGCTCCCAGTCCGACACGGGTGCGGACGGGCCGCTGCTGGGCGGCGTCCTGGAGCGTTCGGTGTTCGCGCGCGGCGGCTCGTACGAGGACAAGGCCCGCGCCTTCGCCGGAACGGTCTGCCTGTCCTCGGACACGGGCCACGCCGTGCACCCCAACTACGCGGAGCGCCACGACCCGACGCACCACCCCCGCGTGAACGGCGGCCCCATCCTGAAGGTCAACGTCAACAACCGCTACGCCACGGACGGTTCGGGCCGCGCTGTCTTCGCCGCGGCGAGCGAGAAGGCCGACGTCCCGTTCCAGTCCTTCGTCTCCAACAACGCGATGCCCTGCGGCACGACCATCGGCCCGATCACCGCGGCCCGCCACGGCATCCGCACGGTCGACATCGGCGTGGCGATCCTGTCGATGCACAGCGCGCGGGAGCTGTGCGGCGCGGACGACCCGTTCTTGCTGGCCAACGTGCTGGTGGCGTTCCTGGAGGGGTGAGGTCCGCCGACCGTCCTGGGTGAGCCACGGGTCACGCCAATGCGTGACCCGTGGTCTCGTCCACATGGGACGGGATCTCCTCGTGGCGGTCGCCGACCGTCGAGGTGCCCGAGGGTTCCAGGAGGAGGATGTCGGTGGGGACCGGGGCGTAGGGCTTGTGTTCGGTGCCCTTGGGGACCGTGAAGACGGACAGGGGCGGCAGGACGACCGTGCGTTCGCCGGTGGGTTCGCGCAGGGAGATGTGGAGTTCTCCGGAGAGGACCAGGAAGAACTCGTCGGTGTTGTCGTGGGTGTGCCAGAGGTGCTCGCCCTCGACGTGGGTCACGCGGACGTCGTAGTCGTTGACCGTGGTGGCGATGCGGGGGCTCCACTGCTCGGTGAACGAGGCGAGGGCGGCGGGCAGGGAGACGGGTTCCCGGTTCTGAGTCATGACGTCATCGTGCGGGTGGCCGGGGCGGCCTGCGAGTGCTAGGAATCGCATATGGCGCAAGGATCCTCTCAGCCGCATCGCGTGGCCGTCATCGTCGATGAAGGCACCAACCCGTTCGAGGTCGGCGTCGCCACCGAGCTGTTCGGGCTGCCGCGGCCCGAACTGGGGCTGCCGGGGCCGCTGTACGAGGTGGTGTTGTGCACACCCACGCGCGCGGTGCGCATGAACCACGGGTTCTTCACGATCACCGGGACGGCGGAGCTGGATGCCGTTGACGGTGCCGACACCCTCGTCGTACCGGGGCGGCCCGACAACGTCGTACCGCGCTCCGCCGATGTCCTGGACGCCATCCGCCGCACCCACGCGCGCGGGGCGCGCATCCTGAGCTTCTGCACGGGCAGCTTCGCGCTCGCCGAGGCCGGGGTGCTGGACGGGCTCCGGGCCACCACGCACTGGATGT from Streptomyces davaonensis JCM 4913 encodes the following:
- a CDS encoding acyl-CoA dehydrogenase — protein: MGHYKSNLRDIEFNLFEVLGRDKLYGTGPFAEMDTDTAKSILEEMTRLAENDLAESFADADRNPPVFDPETNTAPVPASFKKSYKAFMDSEYWRLGLPEEIGGTTAPPSLIWSYAELILGANPAVWMYSSGPAFAGILFDEGNDVQKKIAQIAVERTWGSTMVLTEPDAGSDVGAGRTKAIQQEDGSWHIEGVKRFITSGEHDMEENILHYVLARPEGAGPGTKGLSLFMVPKYLFDFETGELGERNGAYATNVEHKMGLKASNTCEMTFGDQHPAKGWLIGDKHDGIRQMFRIIEFARMMVGTKAISTLSTGYLNALEYAKERVQGSDLAAFGDKAAPKVTITHHPDVRRSLMTQKAYAEGMRALVLYTASIQDAIAVKEAAGEDAKAEHALNDLLLPIVKGYGSEKGYEQLAQSLQTFGGSGFLQEYPIEQYIRDSKIDTLYEGTTAIQGQDFFFRKIVRNQGAALNSLAEDIKKFLALGTGGEDLAGAREHLAKAAVELEAIVGLMLTDLAATEQDVKNIYKVGLNTTRLLMASGDVVVGYLLLKGAAVAAEKLETASAKDQAFYTGKIAAAKFFAANVLPGVTGARKLAQGVELDLMELDEAAF
- a CDS encoding M18 family aminopeptidase; this translates as MSEPSRFDRGHTDDLMTFLAASPSPYHAVANTAERLEKAGFRQVAETDAWDGSSGGKYVIRGGAIVAWYVPEGAAPHTPFRIIGAHTDSPNLRVKPLPDSGAYGWRQVAVEIYGGPLLNSWLDRDLGLAGRLTLRDGSHRLVNIDRPLLRVPQLAIHLDRTVSSEGLKLDKQRHLQPIWGLGNDVRDGDLIAFLEEESGLAAGEVTGWDLMVHSVEPPAYLGRDRELLAAPRMDNLLSVHAATAALTAVSTGDLPYIPVLAAFDHEENGSQSDTGADGPLLGGVLERSVFARGGSYEDKARAFAGTVCLSSDTGHAVHPNYAERHDPTHHPRVNGGPILKVNVNNRYATDGSGRAVFAAASEKADVPFQSFVSNNAMPCGTTIGPITAARHGIRTVDIGVAILSMHSARELCGADDPFLLANVLVAFLEG
- a CDS encoding cupin domain-containing protein; the protein is MTQNREPVSLPAALASFTEQWSPRIATTVNDYDVRVTHVEGEHLWHTHDNTDEFFLVLSGELHISLREPTGERTVVLPPLSVFTVPKGTEHKPYAPVPTDILLLEPSGTSTVGDRHEEIPSHVDETTGHALA